From one Myxococcus xanthus genomic stretch:
- a CDS encoding sulfite exporter TauE/SafE family protein, which translates to MSPEPAALASLLHTSEPTVIAGALGAFVVGLTGSVHCLLMCGPLACAGLPGVPGPERRRAVVAYQGARLGAYALVGGALGMLGGGVTQALAVSTRPYLPWLMAVALVASALELGKRLRPLPGMANLARHVTRWGAKFSWTGRASAMGAVTPLLPCGLLYGVFAVALASGSFGGGALVLAAFALGGLPALLGAQLQAALWKHRPKWMSLLLQRAVPLVAAAVLVYRAVSVNAGGASCH; encoded by the coding sequence ATGTCGCCTGAACCGGCCGCACTCGCCTCGCTGCTGCACACCTCCGAACCCACCGTCATCGCCGGCGCACTGGGCGCCTTCGTGGTGGGGCTCACGGGGAGCGTGCATTGCCTCCTCATGTGCGGACCGCTGGCCTGCGCGGGCCTACCCGGCGTTCCAGGCCCCGAGCGCCGCCGGGCCGTCGTCGCCTACCAGGGAGCGCGCCTGGGCGCCTATGCCCTCGTGGGCGGCGCCCTGGGAATGCTGGGTGGAGGCGTCACCCAGGCGCTGGCGGTCTCCACCCGCCCCTACCTTCCCTGGCTGATGGCGGTGGCGCTGGTCGCGTCCGCACTGGAGCTGGGCAAGCGCCTGCGCCCGCTGCCGGGCATGGCGAACCTCGCGAGACATGTCACGCGCTGGGGCGCAAAGTTTTCGTGGACGGGCCGTGCGAGCGCAATGGGTGCGGTCACACCGCTGCTGCCCTGTGGCCTCCTCTATGGCGTCTTCGCGGTGGCGCTGGCGAGCGGTTCGTTCGGAGGCGGAGCGCTGGTGCTCGCCGCGTTCGCGCTTGGCGGCCTACCCGCCCTGCTGGGGGCACAGCTTCAGGCGGCGCTGTGGAAGCACCGCCCGAAGTGGATGTCCCTGCTGCTCCAACGGGCGGTGCCGCTGGTGGCGGCGGCGGTGCTCGTCTACCGCGCGGTGAGCGTGAACGCCGGTGGAGCCAGCTGTCATTGA
- a CDS encoding DUF3341 domain-containing protein encodes MSAPVLIGYFDSEAQVLDATRAVREAGFVLHDVYTPYAVHGLDDAMGLKPSRLTWVCFGAGLLGCTLALSLQYYTSVVSWPLNVGGKPFNSFPAFIPVTFELTVLFAALATVAAFLARAKLFPGSRRSVLPRVTDDRFAIAVTPREAPSELDAAEDLMRRHGAVATDLLEEVAS; translated from the coding sequence ATGAGTGCCCCGGTTCTCATCGGCTACTTCGACAGTGAGGCGCAGGTGCTCGACGCCACCCGGGCGGTGCGGGAGGCGGGCTTCGTCCTCCACGACGTGTACACGCCGTACGCGGTGCACGGTTTGGATGACGCCATGGGCCTCAAGCCCAGCCGCCTCACCTGGGTGTGCTTCGGCGCGGGCCTGCTGGGCTGCACGCTGGCGCTGTCGCTCCAGTACTACACCAGCGTGGTGAGCTGGCCGCTCAACGTGGGCGGCAAGCCCTTCAACTCGTTCCCGGCGTTCATCCCCGTGACTTTCGAGCTGACGGTGCTGTTCGCGGCGCTGGCGACGGTGGCGGCCTTCCTGGCGCGGGCGAAGCTCTTCCCCGGGAGCCGCCGCTCGGTGCTCCCGCGTGTCACGGATGACCGGTTCGCCATCGCGGTGACGCCGCGCGAGGCCCCCTCGGAGCTGGACGCGGCCGAGGACCTGATGCGCCGCCACGGCGCGGTGGCGACGGACCTGCTGGAGGAGGTGGCGTCGTGA
- the trhA gene encoding PAQR family membrane homeostasis protein TrhA: protein MAGPVLSAQAAEKPKLRGVLHQFAATGALGAGLVLVLMAPTDRAATAAAVFAVSLVVLFSVSATYHRVNWSTRGRTWMRRMDHASIFILIAGTYTPVALLGISGAAGNRLLLLIWAGALAGVLQSLFWIQAPKVVTAALAVAVGWTLVPYFDEARQALTGSNLALILAGGVAYTAGALAYALKRPNLRPGVFGYHELFHALTLVGAGLHFTVVLRLVRAATL from the coding sequence ATCGCGGGGCCGGTCCTGAGCGCCCAGGCCGCGGAGAAGCCGAAACTGCGGGGGGTCCTGCATCAGTTCGCCGCCACGGGTGCGCTGGGAGCGGGCCTGGTCCTCGTCTTGATGGCCCCGACCGACCGGGCCGCGACGGCCGCCGCCGTGTTCGCCGTCAGCCTGGTGGTGTTGTTCTCGGTCAGCGCGACCTACCACCGGGTGAACTGGTCCACGCGAGGCAGGACGTGGATGCGGCGCATGGACCACGCCTCCATCTTCATCCTCATCGCGGGCACCTATACGCCCGTCGCGCTGCTGGGCATCTCCGGGGCCGCGGGCAACCGCCTGCTGCTCCTCATCTGGGCAGGCGCGCTCGCTGGAGTCCTTCAGTCGCTGTTCTGGATACAGGCGCCCAAGGTGGTGACGGCGGCGTTGGCCGTCGCGGTCGGCTGGACGCTGGTGCCGTACTTCGATGAAGCACGGCAAGCCCTCACGGGCAGCAACCTGGCGCTCATCCTCGCGGGGGGCGTCGCCTACACGGCGGGCGCCCTCGCCTATGCCCTGAAGCGGCCGAACCTCCGGCCCGGCGTCTTCGGCTACCACGAGTTGTTCCACGCCCTGACGCTGGTCGGTGCGGGGCTCCACTTCACGGTCGTCCTGCGGCTCGTCCGCGCCGCGACCCTGTAA
- a CDS encoding crotonase/enoyl-CoA hydratase family protein: MSNFITEETEGFVRKIGLNRPEKRNAMNIALIEQLSGALGRAEADENIRVCVLFAHGTVFTAGLDLMDVFPRLGDAQTLFSAAGIDPWATHGPARTKPLIIAVHGKCLTLGIELMLAADITVASEDATFEQIEIDRGIFPFGGGTARWVRTMGWGNAMQYLLTGDALDVREAHRLGLVQRVVSREALMETAMGLAARIASKPPLAIKATIESARTAVLEGERAAAAKLLPAIQQLATTEDVQEALSAHFERRPATFRGR, from the coding sequence ATGAGCAACTTCATCACGGAAGAGACCGAAGGGTTCGTGCGGAAGATTGGACTGAACCGCCCTGAGAAGCGGAACGCGATGAACATCGCGCTCATCGAGCAACTCTCGGGTGCGCTGGGGCGGGCCGAGGCCGACGAGAACATTCGCGTGTGCGTGCTCTTCGCTCACGGCACCGTGTTCACGGCGGGGCTGGACCTCATGGATGTGTTTCCCAGGCTGGGTGACGCCCAGACGCTGTTCAGCGCGGCGGGCATCGACCCGTGGGCCACGCATGGCCCCGCGAGGACGAAGCCGCTCATCATCGCGGTGCATGGCAAGTGCCTCACGCTCGGTATCGAACTGATGCTCGCTGCCGACATCACGGTGGCTTCCGAGGACGCCACCTTCGAGCAGATTGAAATCGACCGCGGCATCTTCCCCTTCGGCGGGGGCACGGCCCGCTGGGTGCGGACCATGGGTTGGGGCAACGCGATGCAGTACCTGCTGACGGGTGATGCGCTCGACGTGCGTGAGGCGCATCGGTTGGGGCTCGTGCAGCGTGTCGTCTCGCGCGAGGCCCTGATGGAGACGGCGATGGGCCTCGCGGCCCGCATCGCGTCGAAGCCGCCCCTCGCCATCAAGGCGACCATCGAGAGTGCGCGGACGGCCGTCCTCGAAGGGGAGCGCGCCGCGGCGGCGAAGCTCCTGCCGGCCATCCAGCAGCTCGCGACGACCGAGGATGTGCAGGAGGCGCTCTCCGCCCACTTCGAACGCCGGCCCGCGACCTTCCGCGGCCGATGA
- a CDS encoding YecA family protein, producing the protein MSSKKPGRNDPCPCGSGKKYKVCHAAEDRARAAPPAAPASSARADLEAAMEVLGDPDVSNLSGALERLAELLTDWGPAPGLRFDVKAFSEHVGNELARLSENTEQDAASARRELLVGTVRALGTPAFLEALGAALMSKMSTPGLSAEDRRAIGVGTLLASASKRMGKARPEDIPVLDVVFDVQFREWSARHKELSQKYEALVKGLEEESLSDEAKAALQQARGGDVGALLKYVQEDPELAERIAREAKERAARVEAWLRASTTPAVFSPEEELWLTCALWDPMQALKALPTGTEPSVRRDAVTALMRAVKGALDEDFLVGLLDRLREKAKDAAADDATHTAYMDAAIAFEAEPARMTLAALLTARKEAEGRSPEEMVALADLKALTAWTPEAFEPYRELLLSMGLPAAAARIERCQSWLKEHPVTLRTEQA; encoded by the coding sequence TTGAGCTCGAAGAAGCCCGGCCGAAACGACCCGTGTCCCTGTGGCAGTGGCAAGAAGTACAAGGTCTGCCATGCCGCCGAGGACCGGGCCCGCGCCGCGCCGCCCGCCGCCCCCGCCTCGTCCGCCAGGGCCGACCTCGAGGCGGCGATGGAAGTGCTGGGCGACCCCGATGTGTCCAATCTGTCCGGTGCTCTGGAGCGGCTGGCGGAGTTGCTGACGGACTGGGGCCCGGCGCCGGGCCTGCGCTTCGACGTGAAGGCCTTCTCCGAGCACGTGGGGAATGAACTGGCTCGGCTGTCGGAGAACACGGAGCAGGACGCCGCCAGCGCCCGTCGCGAGCTGCTGGTGGGAACGGTGCGCGCGCTCGGCACGCCTGCGTTCCTGGAGGCGCTCGGCGCCGCGCTGATGTCCAAGATGTCCACGCCTGGACTGTCCGCCGAGGACCGGCGGGCCATCGGCGTGGGCACACTGCTGGCCTCCGCGTCCAAGCGGATGGGCAAGGCCCGGCCGGAGGACATCCCCGTCCTGGACGTCGTCTTCGACGTGCAGTTCCGCGAGTGGAGCGCCAGGCACAAGGAGCTGTCCCAGAAGTACGAGGCGCTGGTGAAGGGGCTCGAGGAGGAGTCCCTCTCCGACGAGGCGAAGGCCGCGCTCCAACAGGCTCGTGGCGGCGACGTGGGCGCGCTGCTCAAGTACGTGCAAGAGGACCCGGAGCTGGCCGAGCGCATCGCTCGCGAGGCCAAGGAGCGCGCCGCCCGCGTGGAGGCGTGGCTACGGGCCTCGACGACGCCGGCCGTCTTCTCGCCCGAAGAGGAGCTGTGGCTCACGTGCGCGCTCTGGGACCCGATGCAGGCGCTGAAGGCCTTGCCCACGGGCACGGAGCCCTCGGTGCGCCGGGACGCGGTGACGGCGCTGATGCGGGCGGTGAAGGGCGCGCTCGACGAGGACTTCCTCGTGGGGCTGCTCGACCGGCTGCGGGAGAAGGCGAAGGATGCGGCCGCGGATGACGCCACCCACACGGCGTACATGGACGCCGCCATCGCCTTCGAGGCGGAGCCCGCGCGGATGACGCTCGCCGCGCTGCTCACGGCACGGAAGGAAGCAGAGGGGCGCTCGCCCGAGGAGATGGTGGCGCTGGCCGACCTCAAGGCGCTCACCGCGTGGACGCCGGAGGCCTTCGAGCCCTACCGCGAGCTGCTGCTGAGCATGGGCCTGCCTGCCGCCGCCGCGCGCATCGAGCGCTGCCAGTCATGGCTCAAGGAGCATCCGGTGACGCTGCGCACCGAGCAGGCCTGA
- a CDS encoding oxidoreductase, with protein MAFSSPGRAPLRVALLGFGIAGRSIHAPLIQGVDGLVLQVVASRQEEAVRSTLPHVTLCGSHEDGATHADVDLVVIATANDRHAPLAEAALRAGKHVVVDKPFTITLAEARALRALAESRGLLLSVFHNRRWDTDFLALKALLAEGTLGHVAHVESRFDRFRPEVRTQWREQRVPGAGVWFDLGPHLVDQALQLFGLPESVSGTREVLREGAFVDDWFQYTLVYPRRQVVLQASMLIAALMPRFAVHGSRGSWLTLGREPQVPRLVLGESPEGAGWGEAPPPGRDGAPTVASAGDYRQYYAGIRDALLGGAPNPVTPIQAVAVQAVLEAGIRAQERGGAQGLDLSEAERAAFDAGAA; from the coding sequence ATGGCCTTCTCCTCTCCTGGACGAGCACCCCTCCGAGTGGCCTTGCTGGGCTTCGGCATCGCGGGCAGGTCCATCCACGCTCCGCTGATTCAAGGTGTGGACGGGCTGGTGCTCCAGGTCGTCGCCTCGCGCCAGGAAGAGGCGGTGCGGTCCACGCTGCCTCACGTCACCCTCTGTGGCTCCCATGAGGACGGAGCCACACATGCCGACGTGGACCTGGTTGTCATCGCCACGGCGAATGACCGACACGCGCCGCTGGCCGAGGCCGCGCTCCGGGCGGGAAAGCACGTCGTCGTCGACAAGCCCTTCACCATCACCCTGGCCGAAGCCCGCGCGTTGCGGGCCCTGGCGGAGTCGCGTGGCCTGCTGCTCTCGGTGTTCCACAACCGGCGTTGGGACACCGACTTCCTGGCGTTGAAGGCGCTGCTGGCGGAAGGCACCCTGGGCCACGTTGCTCACGTCGAGTCGCGCTTCGACCGGTTCCGTCCGGAGGTCCGCACCCAGTGGCGGGAACAGAGGGTTCCGGGCGCGGGCGTGTGGTTCGACCTGGGGCCGCACCTCGTCGACCAGGCGCTGCAACTGTTTGGACTGCCGGAGTCGGTGTCCGGTACGCGCGAGGTCTTGCGCGAGGGCGCTTTCGTCGATGACTGGTTCCAGTACACGCTCGTCTATCCACGGCGGCAGGTGGTGCTCCAAGCCTCCATGCTCATCGCGGCCCTGATGCCTCGCTTCGCCGTACATGGCTCGCGGGGCTCGTGGCTCACCTTGGGTAGGGAGCCGCAGGTGCCACGTCTGGTGCTGGGTGAGTCTCCAGAAGGCGCGGGGTGGGGCGAGGCCCCGCCGCCTGGACGGGATGGAGCGCCTACCGTCGCTTCGGCAGGGGACTACCGCCAGTACTATGCGGGCATTCGGGATGCCCTGCTGGGAGGGGCGCCCAACCCCGTGACGCCCATCCAGGCCGTGGCCGTCCAGGCCGTGCTGGAGGCGGGCATCCGGGCGCAAGAGCGTGGCGGCGCACAGGGCCTGGACCTCTCGGAGGCGGAGCGTGCCGCCTTCGACGCAGGCGCTGCTTGA
- a CDS encoding TetR/AcrR family transcriptional regulator yields MERKRRSATGEQSRRAILDAALDCFSRLGWAATTIEDIRKVSGASVGSVYHHFGAKEGIAVALYIDCLRLHQESLRGRLERKHDAEAFVRTIVTHHIAWSREHPEAARYLLRMRREEAVAAAEQEIQSATGDFIREGFSRMKAHAQAGELLPLPPAVYMPLMLGPAQELLRAWANGQVELKAGIEKVLADAAWRCLRPETAPSRKVP; encoded by the coding sequence ATGGAGCGTAAACGTCGCAGCGCGACCGGCGAGCAGAGCCGTCGTGCCATCCTGGATGCCGCGCTGGATTGCTTCTCCCGGCTGGGCTGGGCGGCGACGACCATCGAGGACATCCGCAAGGTCAGCGGCGCCAGCGTGGGCAGCGTCTACCACCACTTCGGGGCGAAGGAAGGCATCGCGGTGGCGCTCTACATCGACTGCCTGCGCCTCCATCAGGAGTCGTTGCGGGGTCGGCTGGAGCGGAAGCACGACGCGGAAGCCTTCGTGCGCACCATCGTCACCCACCACATCGCCTGGTCCCGGGAGCACCCGGAGGCCGCCCGCTATCTCCTGCGCATGCGCCGTGAGGAAGCCGTGGCCGCGGCCGAACAGGAAATCCAATCCGCGACGGGCGACTTCATCCGGGAAGGCTTCAGCCGGATGAAGGCCCATGCCCAGGCGGGCGAGCTGCTGCCACTGCCTCCGGCCGTCTACATGCCGCTGATGCTTGGCCCCGCCCAGGAATTGCTGCGCGCCTGGGCCAACGGCCAAGTGGAGCTCAAGGCCGGCATCGAGAAGGTCCTCGCAGATGCCGCCTGGCGATGCCTGCGTCCAGAGACAGCCCCCTCCAGGAAGGTGCCATGA
- a CDS encoding alpha/beta hydrolase family protein — translation MMQDDALPAPVATASPEVVRIPARDGLPLAATVYQGLQDNGVVVQINPATAVPRRYYDAFARFLAGRGFTVVTYDYRTMGDSVVDASLRNQARFQDWGELDTPAVLDWVTARFPSHRLAVVGHSAGGQMLGLAENASRIQSVLLIGSQHGWWRHWPLRQGLALAAIWYVALPASVALLGYFPGRAVGSEDLPGGIAKQWARWCRNRHYVSDDNGAPLRPYNDRVRARIRLYSFSDDAIAPEAAARALLDYYPNATREHLHRTPAELGMKRIGHFGWFRSSMPEVVWVEAADWLEQTK, via the coding sequence ATGATGCAGGATGACGCTTTGCCCGCTCCCGTCGCGACGGCCTCACCGGAGGTCGTCCGGATTCCCGCCCGGGATGGGCTCCCACTGGCCGCGACGGTGTACCAGGGGCTCCAGGACAATGGCGTGGTCGTCCAGATCAATCCCGCGACGGCCGTGCCGCGCAGGTACTACGACGCGTTCGCCCGGTTCCTCGCGGGCCGGGGCTTCACGGTCGTCACGTATGACTACCGGACCATGGGGGACTCGGTCGTCGACGCGTCCCTGCGCAACCAGGCCCGCTTCCAGGACTGGGGCGAGCTGGACACGCCCGCTGTGCTGGACTGGGTGACGGCTCGGTTCCCCTCGCACCGGCTGGCCGTCGTGGGCCACTCGGCGGGCGGTCAGATGCTGGGGCTGGCGGAGAACGCCTCGCGCATCCAGTCCGTGCTGCTGATTGGCTCACAGCACGGCTGGTGGCGGCACTGGCCACTCCGCCAGGGGCTGGCTTTGGCCGCCATCTGGTACGTCGCGCTGCCCGCCTCCGTCGCGCTGCTGGGCTACTTCCCGGGCCGCGCCGTGGGCTCGGAAGACCTGCCAGGAGGCATCGCGAAGCAGTGGGCGCGCTGGTGCCGCAACCGACACTACGTCTCCGATGACAACGGCGCGCCGTTGAGGCCGTACAACGACCGCGTCCGGGCACGAATACGGCTCTACAGCTTCTCCGACGACGCCATCGCGCCGGAGGCCGCCGCGCGTGCGTTGCTGGACTACTACCCGAACGCGACACGCGAGCACCTGCACCGCACGCCCGCAGAGCTCGGCATGAAGCGCATCGGCCACTTCGGCTGGTTCCGCTCCAGCATGCCCGAGGTCGTCTGGGTGGAGGCGGCGGATTGGCTCGAACAGACGAAGTGA
- a CDS encoding heavy metal translocating P-type ATPase: MPASTTSEPAPTACLHCGSPVPSGGAARDFCCVGCEAVHGLLVEQGLTRYYQLAQGKTAPAPEPRKERAFAWLEPLMSRAESTPGPLCALELDVQGIHCAACVWLMNELFRRQPGGAGLTVDPALGKVRMLWRRGAFDVAEFLRGVEGFGYLFGPSRKRPERTSLDLPIRLGICAALSMNVMLFSVSFYVGLTPEDGDVFRLFTRLSLWLSSAVVVVGGWPFFRSALQGLRRGVLHLDLPIALGILLVFGMSLAQARGGRGDLAYFDTLNTFVTLMLVGRWLQQRVLERNRRFLLDDDGAEGLFVRREEGARLATVRAAEVADGDVLVIAPGDLVPVDAVLLDSGARVSTDWITGEPGERAVGQGGALPAGAFNAGREAVRIQAKQAFTDSPLVALLRRAPTAAGGPALHTRFWDRVSRRWVVTVLFVSALGLALWWPAGPDKALEVAVALLVVTCPCAIGIATPLAYELVQARLRRGGFFIRSTDLLDRLPRVRKVLFDKTGTLTLGRLELVDRAAVAGLTAASRDIAFDLVSRSNHPASRCLAAALAREGARFNSEARVSELAGQGLELNREGVRWRLGRADWATEAVDTGHPEREPTDGASCAGGSPASRHSRPSGRVEVLLSGSGLAAGPVLTRDGVPVAFFQLRESVRPDARREVQALQGEGREVWLISGDSHGRVSDMAAALGIPTQHTLSGQRPEDKAEAVAKLDAADTLYLGDGVNDSLAFERALCAGTPAIDRPVMPGKSDFFLLGEGLGAIREALRLSARLRQVVRRLLLLAVSYNVVAVAVCLAGWMTPLRAAVAMPATSLATVLFTVWWLSASRERAAASPTPPLREVPA; the protein is encoded by the coding sequence ATGCCTGCCTCCACGACATCGGAGCCTGCTCCGACCGCCTGTCTCCACTGCGGCAGCCCCGTTCCTTCGGGGGGCGCGGCGCGCGACTTCTGCTGTGTGGGGTGCGAGGCCGTGCACGGCCTGCTCGTGGAGCAGGGGCTCACGCGCTACTACCAGCTCGCGCAAGGAAAGACGGCGCCCGCGCCTGAGCCGCGCAAGGAACGCGCGTTCGCGTGGCTGGAGCCGCTCATGAGTCGCGCGGAGTCGACTCCAGGCCCCTTGTGCGCGCTCGAACTGGACGTGCAGGGCATCCACTGCGCCGCATGCGTGTGGCTGATGAACGAGCTGTTCCGCCGGCAGCCGGGCGGGGCGGGTCTGACGGTGGACCCGGCCCTAGGCAAGGTGCGGATGCTGTGGCGGCGCGGCGCCTTCGACGTGGCGGAGTTCCTTCGCGGCGTGGAGGGCTTTGGCTACCTCTTCGGACCCAGCCGCAAGCGCCCGGAGCGCACGAGCCTGGACCTGCCCATCCGCCTGGGCATCTGCGCCGCGCTGTCGATGAACGTGATGCTGTTCTCGGTGAGCTTCTACGTGGGGCTCACGCCGGAGGATGGCGATGTCTTCCGTCTCTTCACACGGCTGAGTCTGTGGCTGTCGTCCGCGGTCGTGGTGGTGGGCGGCTGGCCCTTCTTCCGCTCCGCGCTTCAGGGCTTGCGGCGCGGCGTGCTGCACCTGGACCTGCCCATTGCCCTGGGCATCCTGCTGGTGTTCGGCATGTCGCTGGCGCAGGCGCGCGGAGGGCGCGGCGACCTGGCGTACTTCGACACGCTCAACACCTTCGTCACGCTGATGCTGGTGGGACGGTGGCTCCAGCAGCGTGTGTTGGAGCGCAACCGGCGCTTCCTGCTGGATGACGACGGGGCGGAAGGGCTCTTCGTCCGCAGGGAAGAGGGCGCGCGGCTCGCCACCGTGCGCGCCGCCGAGGTGGCCGACGGCGACGTGCTGGTGATTGCGCCGGGGGACCTGGTGCCGGTGGACGCGGTGCTGCTCGATTCGGGGGCCCGCGTGTCCACGGATTGGATTACGGGCGAGCCCGGCGAGCGCGCGGTGGGGCAGGGGGGGGCGTTGCCCGCGGGCGCGTTCAACGCCGGGCGCGAGGCCGTGCGCATCCAGGCGAAGCAGGCGTTCACCGACTCTCCGCTGGTGGCGTTGCTCCGCCGGGCGCCCACGGCCGCAGGGGGGCCCGCGCTGCACACCCGCTTCTGGGACCGCGTGTCGCGCCGCTGGGTCGTCACGGTGCTCTTCGTCTCCGCGTTGGGGCTCGCGCTGTGGTGGCCCGCCGGGCCGGACAAGGCGCTGGAGGTGGCGGTGGCGCTGCTGGTGGTGACGTGCCCGTGCGCCATTGGCATCGCCACGCCGCTGGCCTACGAGTTGGTCCAGGCGCGCCTGCGCCGCGGCGGCTTCTTCATCCGGAGCACGGACCTGCTGGACCGGCTGCCGCGCGTGCGAAAGGTGCTCTTCGACAAGACGGGGACGCTGACGCTGGGGCGGCTGGAGTTGGTGGACCGCGCCGCCGTGGCGGGGTTGACGGCCGCGTCGCGCGACATCGCCTTCGACCTGGTGTCGCGCAGCAACCACCCCGCCAGTCGCTGCCTCGCGGCCGCGCTGGCTCGGGAAGGCGCGCGCTTCAACTCGGAGGCGCGTGTGTCGGAGCTCGCGGGCCAGGGGCTCGAGCTGAATCGAGAAGGCGTGCGCTGGCGGCTGGGCCGCGCGGACTGGGCCACCGAGGCGGTGGACACAGGGCATCCGGAGCGCGAGCCCACGGATGGCGCGTCGTGTGCGGGGGGCAGCCCCGCGAGCCGCCACTCCAGGCCGAGTGGGCGTGTGGAGGTCCTCCTCTCCGGTTCGGGCCTCGCCGCGGGCCCGGTGCTGACCCGTGACGGCGTGCCAGTGGCCTTCTTCCAGCTCCGGGAGTCGGTACGTCCCGACGCGCGCCGTGAGGTCCAGGCGCTCCAGGGAGAGGGCCGCGAGGTGTGGCTCATCTCCGGGGACAGCCACGGCCGCGTGAGTGACATGGCCGCCGCGCTGGGCATCCCCACCCAGCACACCCTGAGCGGCCAGCGTCCCGAGGACAAGGCGGAGGCTGTCGCGAAGCTGGACGCGGCGGACACGCTGTACCTGGGTGACGGCGTCAACGACAGCCTCGCCTTCGAGCGAGCCCTCTGCGCGGGTACGCCCGCCATCGACCGGCCGGTGATGCCCGGCAAGAGCGACTTCTTCCTCCTGGGCGAAGGCCTGGGTGCCATCCGCGAGGCACTGCGGTTGTCGGCCCGGTTGCGCCAGGTGGTGCGCCGGCTGCTGCTCTTGGCGGTGAGCTACAACGTGGTGGCCGTCGCCGTGTGCCTCGCGGGTTGGATGACGCCCCTGCGCGCCGCCGTGGCCATGCCCGCCACCAGTCTGGCCACCGTGCTCTTCACGGTGTGGTGGCTGTCCGCCTCACGTGAGCGCGCCGCCGCCTCGCCCACGCCGCCGCTGCGGGAGGTGCCGGCATGA
- a CDS encoding TetR/AcrR family transcriptional regulator, with protein sequence MATKKRLSGADRRVQLMAVGRGVFASKGYEATSIEEVAHQAGVSKPIVYEHFGAKEGLYAAIVDREMDDLVTRVSESIASGTPRERFERAVLAFMTYAKEEPAGFAVMTRDSPLAAGRRGLTRVIDDLALRVSDIFKSEFEHAGYNPKVAPIYANALVGMVTQVGQWWAEDGRSFSIDHVARHVAALGWMGLRHLPKEPAASNGRRGAKRRGG encoded by the coding sequence GTGGCGACGAAGAAGCGACTGTCGGGTGCCGACCGCCGGGTCCAGTTGATGGCGGTGGGGCGAGGCGTGTTCGCCTCGAAGGGTTACGAGGCGACCTCCATCGAGGAGGTGGCCCATCAGGCGGGCGTGTCGAAGCCCATCGTCTACGAACACTTCGGCGCGAAAGAGGGGCTCTACGCGGCCATCGTGGACCGGGAGATGGATGACCTGGTGACGCGCGTGTCGGAGAGCATCGCCTCGGGCACGCCCCGCGAACGGTTCGAGCGGGCGGTGCTGGCCTTCATGACGTACGCCAAGGAGGAGCCCGCGGGCTTCGCGGTGATGACGCGCGATTCACCGCTGGCGGCTGGACGGCGAGGCCTGACGCGCGTCATCGACGACCTCGCGCTGCGGGTCTCGGACATCTTCAAGAGCGAGTTCGAGCACGCTGGCTACAACCCCAAGGTCGCGCCCATCTATGCGAACGCGTTGGTGGGCATGGTGACGCAGGTGGGGCAGTGGTGGGCGGAGGATGGGCGCTCCTTCTCGATTGACCACGTCGCGCGCCACGTCGCGGCGCTCGGGTGGATGGGATTGAGGCACCTGCCGAAGGAACCGGCTGCTTCGAATGGGCGGCGTGGCGCGAAGCGACGCGGCGGTTGA
- a CDS encoding c-type cytochrome, with amino-acid sequence MRRLHLGVVVLSLTVTGCEQDETRPNFEYAPDMVSSVPFDTFAANPVTVDGKTLLAPVKGTVPRGYQPLHLAAGAEEAARAGRELQNPYPASPEVLARGKVTFSRYCGPCHGPEGLGDGLVTARFPMPPSLLAERAKQLPDGQVFHIITHGQGLMPAHGSQVAPEDRWKIVHYVRTLQDPARTARKDVP; translated from the coding sequence GTGAGAAGGCTGCACCTGGGCGTGGTGGTCCTGAGTCTGACCGTCACGGGCTGCGAGCAGGACGAGACGCGGCCCAACTTCGAATACGCGCCGGACATGGTGTCGTCCGTGCCGTTCGACACCTTCGCGGCCAACCCCGTCACCGTGGACGGCAAGACGCTGCTGGCGCCGGTGAAGGGGACGGTGCCGCGTGGGTATCAGCCGCTGCACCTGGCCGCGGGCGCCGAGGAGGCGGCACGCGCGGGGCGGGAGCTCCAGAATCCGTACCCGGCCTCTCCGGAGGTCCTGGCGCGGGGCAAGGTGACCTTCTCGCGCTACTGCGGGCCGTGCCACGGCCCGGAGGGCCTGGGAGACGGGCTCGTCACCGCGCGCTTCCCCATGCCGCCGTCGCTGCTGGCGGAGCGCGCGAAGCAGCTCCCCGACGGGCAGGTGTTCCACATCATCACCCACGGGCAGGGGCTGATGCCGGCCCATGGCTCGCAGGTGGCTCCAGAGGACCGGTGGAAGATCGTCCACTACGTCCGGACCTTGCAGGACCCCGCGCGGACGGCGCGGAAGGACGTGCCATGA